From a single Streptomyces sp. NBC_00237 genomic region:
- a CDS encoding SDR family NAD(P)-dependent oxidoreductase — translation MTHRGETYDKTHETYETYEKTFAGHEPLIVQHRAAGTGLLPASVQLEMAMVGIARRRPFVPLELTDVAFLRPLTLADDATAAVRLDVTHGAGTRFELSTVVAGDRKPLSTGTGRLLVDEVPPRAVGEPVGTRTIGSPELYRSWSYEGLEYGPDFRTVHGLAVADGVARARLRTEAEPLPWYAHPLLVDGVFQVVSCALQDLSRAAGPRPMLPIGIARLAVFADLSGLATGVTVLARRTGVDGAYSTADAQLLSPSGDVVAEFRGVRMRSTTGLGAKSGPRGTNAPVPAARAPQPVSRIHWRPAPGSAPPREPATGTWVVLHDATTGGPRERTVRQLRDEGARVIEVGIGAGSAHHPAPAPGDASAHGGDHDRFVLEQPDEHAFQQLWESVGDPVAGVVHLWNAGAPQEPVHAGAPHEARPESSDLRSGLYGCLAALKTLGARQRKSRFYVVTRDAQPVTDTDTPVPARAALWGLVRTAAIEYPGLRPRLVDLDDASDHALLAELGEGPREVGYRQGVRHEPFRRYERPAPAARRPVRAGGRYLVLGGHGGLGLEVAGRLADEGAAVVALVGRSGAAGADRERLTALASRGCSIVSYSADATVPGELAAVVERVRAEFGELHGVLHAAGTLRDGLIRSTTVQDVEAVLRPKVDGVRELAAATAGAELDFAVLFASVSGAFGNLGQGGYAAANAYLDAYAHACGAPWISVDWGLWGEVGMGTAVAEQLGRRGVRALGTQEALDALTAVLGGDARQVVIAHPDASHPEIEYDDVPDTGTGSTTPEPAGTHAAEAVEGVHADGAGERVEDELERFLAERLGVTDFDRATPLADYGMSSIMSVELSEELSRRWDLHLPATLFLEYGDFEELGQALVSRYGAATAVPEPAPPAPAPVPAVVPAPAPAPGSPPKPTRTPRGHDVAVVAVSGDLPGVRDVGDLWPLLRSGGDAFTEIPQDRWDIDAHFEQRGPHMTGTYCRTGAFVSEIDRFAPAFFGISVREAEEMDAQQKLLLEHAWAVRDDSGLAGVRDIGVFVGATYTHHRDAQGLEDVGPHTALGSLNAVLANRISYALDLTGPSQTVDTLCSSSLVAVQQAVAALRAGTCEAALVAACHVGLTPWYYRSLSQLGALSATRPRPFDDRADGFVPGEGAVAVMLKRLEDAERDGDRIWGVVRGTAVNHGGRGSALPVPRSAAQSAVVRAALADAGVVPADISLIETHGTATRLGDPIEIAALTEVFGADPARSGPCHLGSVKANIGHLEPASGLAGLVKVLLCLRHREIPPLAGFETPGAHIDLAPGPFVIPTEPLPWRSEGPRRAGISAFGMGGTNAHVVVEEYDAERSGRSTARPPVRGEHVLVLSGHTPDALAGREAAVHELLRDARPSLEALCFSAAVGRDHQRYRVAVLGSTAQEISTGLEYAMSRGGGHGNVVRGETFLAGGSATAHDAPLRCALRHVGGADVDWREVYDGTTTARIALPAYPFRAGSAGPVRATPTSVATSGAEPVAGPSGTGTAEALAGSVRQLSRAHRVFGEDTVPGALPVALALQRADVLGRVAFTGRGAGDHRLTSDLDDPARRGPVTFRHGDRVIARIEVEPESAAGRQAGAAVGDLAALRAELGRTLEPEGLYAWFAAKSMDIDEPLRSLAEVHYGPDRVLARIKDSSGSRIERAAVALDAALQSMAVLTLADPTAASTTYLPVSIGRVLKRGEPAGAAFVLFEGRGTGPDGARGGDASLLSADGLVLVRLEGIEYRTVATDPVRAPESAAARTPATGRRGQQVAAAEAEVLDLVRSVFHDPSIMPTTSLSSVGLDSLLATSVAARIEESYGVRLGPTDVLEAADCRTLAAYVAEQTQQTQQTARAEAAQQATPAEQAAPAEPPSPSASVRQSVGGATAKAPDSTVRATDMAVIGIAHALPGAPDTAGLWSLLSEGGTGIGPAPAHRWDERDAGQEPDVGGFLDNVEEFDARFFDFFPKQAQALDPQARWLLRTTWEALESAGLPPRQLPSSTGVFVGASYQHYKDYNLAPELDAASGLGNHNAFLANRVSYFLDLHGPSMTIDTLCSSSLVALHTAVRSIRDGECEQAVVAGVRVAMSPLHYTAMKNLRALSPSGSSRAFDVGADGFVPGEGVVSVVVKPLVAALRDGDRIRGVIRGSAVNHGGRTSGLTVPSSGAQQEVIARALVDAGVSPESIGLVEAHGTGTGLGDPIEVEGLTRAWRGFTERSQFCAIGSLKSNIGHLEPAAGLAGLVKVLLAMEHGVIPPTLHVRRPNDHIRFENTPFYLADRARPWPRGAQPRRAAVSAFGMGGVNAHVVLEEAPPAVVRAPFVAGSHVVRVTAADETALRNLATTYADRFDRAGDGWETADLCHTANVGRSPLEFQTAVHGRTAAELAAALRAVAADRVPIARADIDLHADNAAGQSAEEVVDLVRGGYAHVDWAALSVPGARLTDLPTYPFATEKYWHTHRTGGRTPARVDAEPALAEPEPAPARVDPHPVRVEPNPAQDVAAVQVVWHAGEPAPRSSTDRPTVRLVTPEPSMEYALTAALRERGTLLAGPGQRADAIVAVEGSAGKSAGTTGDADQLGAFWAELGALVKDLPTHGKLLWAGSGGVAVHASERAALRPGTAARAMAVRAACAESRKQCAVVHLDPADAVEAQARQIVAELAALPTAPDGADGAHDPESGAVAAYRRGIRYVPGTASVPPGPPHGLSTDGYYLVTGGLGAVGQRLVRQLIDRGAKRIGIVGRSRIDTEEFAPLRELARRADVEYLRCDVSDARALTAVAQEWGGRWGQLLGVVHCSGGVNPFGAMHRRPWSDAAHVVAPKVAGSLHAVRLAKQQGAGFVVLVSSIAGAQARAGRGLVDYALANAYQLALAESENDAATTVTAHAWPNWAGIGMEADASFSAAHSLDADLAANAFLGHLRSGGAVIFPGSPSAPRTAVAANAVPPLVTGNGARDGEYHGGGAGEGKGNGSYLSPAEFRAYVKDAFVHVLGADPGERRLQDLGLDSLVIAELATALEQRAGLVVDPSLLVRAATAADIAAGLAATAPPTQPSGPEDPDGPARHSVPDGQGASALSALLRPLLTHDRGR, via the coding sequence GTGACGCACCGAGGCGAGACGTACGACAAGACCCACGAGACGTACGAGACGTACGAGAAGACGTTCGCGGGCCACGAACCCCTCATCGTCCAGCACCGTGCCGCCGGAACCGGGCTGCTCCCGGCCTCCGTACAGCTGGAGATGGCCATGGTGGGCATCGCCAGGCGCAGGCCGTTCGTCCCGCTGGAGCTCACCGACGTGGCCTTCCTTCGGCCGCTGACCCTCGCGGACGACGCGACGGCGGCCGTCCGGCTGGACGTGACCCACGGGGCGGGCACCCGGTTCGAACTGAGCACGGTGGTGGCGGGCGACCGCAAGCCGCTGTCCACCGGAACCGGCCGCCTGCTCGTCGACGAAGTCCCGCCCCGGGCCGTCGGGGAGCCCGTCGGCACCCGCACGATCGGCTCGCCCGAGCTCTACCGGAGCTGGTCGTACGAGGGCCTGGAGTACGGACCCGACTTCCGTACGGTGCACGGGCTCGCCGTCGCCGACGGCGTGGCACGGGCCCGTCTGCGCACCGAGGCCGAGCCGTTGCCCTGGTACGCGCACCCCCTCCTGGTGGACGGCGTGTTCCAGGTGGTGAGTTGCGCGCTGCAGGACCTCTCGCGCGCGGCCGGACCCCGCCCCATGCTGCCGATCGGCATCGCGCGCCTCGCCGTCTTCGCCGACCTCTCGGGCCTCGCCACCGGTGTGACCGTCCTGGCGCGGCGTACCGGTGTCGACGGCGCGTACTCGACGGCGGACGCGCAACTGCTGAGCCCCTCGGGCGACGTGGTCGCGGAGTTCCGGGGCGTGCGCATGCGCAGCACCACCGGGTTGGGCGCGAAGAGCGGACCGCGCGGCACGAACGCGCCGGTTCCGGCAGCCCGGGCCCCGCAGCCGGTCTCGCGGATCCACTGGCGGCCCGCGCCCGGCAGCGCGCCGCCGCGCGAACCGGCCACCGGTACCTGGGTCGTGCTGCACGACGCCACGACCGGGGGCCCGAGGGAGCGCACCGTACGCCAACTGCGCGACGAGGGCGCCCGCGTGATCGAGGTCGGCATCGGCGCGGGCTCCGCGCACCATCCGGCTCCGGCGCCCGGCGACGCCTCCGCGCACGGCGGGGACCACGACCGCTTCGTGCTGGAGCAGCCGGACGAGCATGCCTTCCAGCAGCTCTGGGAGTCGGTCGGCGACCCGGTCGCGGGAGTCGTCCACCTCTGGAACGCCGGAGCCCCGCAGGAGCCCGTGCACGCCGGAGCCCCGCACGAGGCACGGCCGGAGTCCTCGGACCTCCGTTCCGGCCTCTACGGCTGCCTCGCCGCCTTGAAGACACTCGGCGCACGGCAGCGGAAGTCCCGCTTCTACGTGGTGACCCGCGACGCCCAGCCGGTCACGGACACGGACACGCCCGTCCCCGCCCGCGCGGCGCTGTGGGGTCTCGTCCGTACCGCGGCCATCGAGTACCCCGGGTTGCGCCCACGGCTCGTCGACCTCGACGACGCCTCCGACCACGCACTCCTGGCGGAGCTCGGAGAAGGGCCCAGGGAGGTCGGCTACCGGCAGGGCGTCCGGCACGAGCCGTTCCGCCGGTACGAGCGCCCGGCCCCCGCCGCACGGCGGCCCGTCAGGGCGGGTGGCCGCTATCTCGTCCTGGGCGGACACGGCGGCCTCGGCCTGGAGGTGGCCGGACGTCTCGCGGACGAAGGTGCCGCAGTGGTCGCCCTCGTCGGCCGGTCGGGCGCGGCGGGCGCCGACCGGGAGCGGCTGACGGCCCTGGCGTCGCGGGGCTGCTCCATCGTGTCGTACAGCGCGGACGCCACCGTCCCCGGTGAACTGGCGGCCGTGGTGGAACGTGTCCGCGCGGAGTTCGGCGAACTGCACGGCGTGCTGCACGCGGCGGGCACGCTCAGGGACGGGCTGATCCGCAGTACCACCGTCCAGGACGTCGAAGCAGTCCTGCGGCCCAAGGTCGACGGCGTCCGCGAACTGGCCGCCGCCACTGCGGGGGCCGAACTCGACTTCGCCGTGCTGTTCGCCTCGGTCTCCGGTGCCTTCGGCAACCTCGGCCAGGGCGGATACGCCGCCGCCAACGCGTACCTCGACGCCTACGCGCACGCCTGCGGCGCGCCGTGGATCAGTGTCGACTGGGGCCTGTGGGGCGAAGTGGGCATGGGGACGGCGGTCGCCGAACAGCTGGGGCGCCGCGGTGTCCGTGCCCTGGGCACCCAAGAGGCCCTCGACGCCCTGACCGCCGTACTGGGCGGCGACGCGCGGCAGGTGGTCATCGCGCACCCCGACGCCTCGCACCCCGAGATCGAGTACGACGACGTGCCGGACACCGGGACCGGCTCCACGACACCGGAGCCCGCCGGGACGCACGCCGCCGAAGCCGTCGAAGGCGTGCACGCCGACGGAGCCGGGGAACGCGTCGAGGACGAACTGGAGCGCTTCCTCGCGGAGCGCCTGGGCGTCACCGACTTCGACCGCGCAACGCCCCTGGCGGACTACGGCATGAGCTCGATCATGAGTGTCGAGCTCTCGGAGGAGCTGTCCCGCAGGTGGGACCTCCACCTCCCGGCCACGCTCTTCCTGGAGTACGGCGACTTCGAGGAACTCGGGCAGGCCCTCGTCTCCCGGTACGGGGCGGCCACCGCGGTGCCGGAACCGGCACCCCCCGCTCCGGCACCCGTACCCGCAGTCGTACCCGCGCCCGCACCGGCCCCCGGCAGCCCGCCGAAGCCGACGAGGACCCCGCGCGGCCACGACGTGGCGGTGGTCGCCGTCTCGGGCGACCTGCCCGGCGTCCGCGACGTGGGGGACCTGTGGCCGCTGCTCCGCTCCGGCGGCGACGCGTTCACCGAGATACCGCAAGACCGCTGGGACATCGACGCGCACTTCGAGCAGCGCGGCCCCCACATGACGGGCACCTACTGCCGCACCGGCGCCTTCGTCTCCGAGATCGACCGCTTCGCCCCGGCCTTCTTCGGCATCTCGGTGCGCGAGGCCGAGGAGATGGACGCCCAGCAGAAGCTGCTCCTCGAACACGCCTGGGCGGTGCGGGACGACAGCGGTCTCGCCGGCGTCCGCGACATCGGCGTCTTCGTCGGCGCCACGTACACGCACCACCGGGACGCCCAGGGCCTGGAGGACGTGGGACCGCACACCGCGCTCGGCTCCCTGAACGCCGTGCTGGCCAACCGGATCTCCTACGCGCTCGACCTCACGGGCCCGTCGCAGACCGTTGACACGTTGTGCTCCTCCTCCCTCGTCGCCGTCCAGCAGGCCGTCGCCGCGCTGCGGGCCGGAACCTGCGAAGCCGCGCTGGTGGCGGCCTGCCACGTGGGACTCACCCCTTGGTACTACCGCAGCCTCAGCCAGCTCGGAGCCCTGTCCGCGACCAGGCCGCGCCCCTTCGACGACCGGGCCGACGGCTTCGTCCCCGGCGAGGGAGCCGTTGCCGTGATGCTCAAGCGTCTGGAGGACGCCGAGCGGGACGGGGACCGGATCTGGGGAGTGGTCCGTGGCACGGCGGTCAACCACGGGGGCCGCGGCAGCGCCCTGCCCGTACCCCGGAGCGCGGCGCAGAGCGCGGTGGTCAGGGCGGCCCTGGCCGACGCGGGCGTGGTGCCCGCCGACATCTCCCTGATCGAGACGCACGGCACGGCGACCCGGCTGGGCGACCCGATCGAGATCGCCGCGCTGACCGAGGTGTTCGGTGCGGACCCGGCCCGCAGCGGCCCGTGCCACCTCGGCTCCGTGAAGGCCAACATCGGCCACCTCGAACCGGCCAGCGGCCTCGCGGGACTGGTCAAGGTCCTGCTGTGCCTGCGGCACCGGGAGATCCCGCCCCTCGCGGGCTTCGAGACCCCGGGCGCGCACATCGACCTCGCCCCGGGACCCTTCGTCATCCCCACCGAACCGCTGCCCTGGCGGTCCGAAGGGCCACGGCGCGCGGGCATCAGCGCCTTCGGCATGGGCGGCACCAACGCGCACGTCGTCGTCGAGGAGTACGACGCCGAACGGTCCGGCCGGAGCACGGCCCGGCCGCCGGTCCGAGGCGAGCACGTCCTCGTCCTGTCGGGACACACCCCCGACGCCCTGGCCGGACGCGAAGCGGCGGTCCACGAGCTGCTGCGGGACGCGCGGCCGAGCCTGGAAGCGCTGTGCTTCTCGGCCGCCGTCGGACGCGACCACCAGCGGTACCGGGTCGCCGTCCTGGGATCCACGGCCCAGGAGATCAGCACCGGCCTGGAGTACGCCATGAGCCGGGGCGGGGGCCACGGGAACGTCGTGCGGGGCGAGACCTTCCTGGCGGGCGGATCGGCCACGGCGCACGACGCGCCCCTCCGCTGTGCCCTACGCCACGTCGGCGGCGCGGACGTGGACTGGCGCGAGGTGTACGACGGCACGACGACCGCTCGTATCGCACTCCCGGCCTACCCCTTCCGGGCAGGCTCCGCCGGGCCCGTCCGGGCGACGCCGACGTCCGTAGCGACGTCCGGGGCGGAGCCCGTCGCGGGCCCGTCCGGGACCGGGACCGCCGAGGCGTTGGCCGGATCCGTACGCCAACTGTCCCGTGCCCACCGGGTGTTCGGCGAGGACACCGTCCCGGGTGCGCTTCCCGTGGCGCTCGCGCTCCAGCGGGCCGACGTCCTGGGGCGCGTCGCGTTCACGGGAAGGGGGGCGGGGGACCACCGGCTCACCAGTGACCTGGACGACCCGGCCCGAAGGGGACCGGTCACGTTCCGGCACGGGGACCGGGTGATCGCCCGTATCGAGGTCGAACCGGAGTCAGCGGCGGGGCGGCAGGCCGGGGCGGCCGTCGGGGACCTCGCGGCGCTGCGCGCCGAACTGGGCCGGACGCTGGAACCGGAGGGTCTCTACGCGTGGTTCGCGGCGAAGTCGATGGACATCGACGAACCGCTGCGTTCCCTCGCCGAAGTGCACTACGGCCCAGACCGGGTGCTCGCGCGGATCAAGGACTCCTCGGGCAGCCGCATCGAACGCGCGGCGGTGGCACTCGACGCGGCCCTCCAGAGCATGGCCGTACTGACCCTGGCGGACCCCACCGCCGCGTCGACGACCTACCTGCCGGTCTCCATCGGGCGGGTACTGAAGCGGGGTGAACCGGCAGGTGCGGCCTTCGTCCTGTTCGAGGGGCGCGGCACCGGGCCGGACGGCGCGCGGGGCGGCGACGCGAGTCTGCTGTCCGCGGACGGCCTGGTCCTGGTCCGGCTGGAGGGGATCGAGTACCGCACGGTCGCGACCGACCCGGTGCGGGCACCCGAGTCTGCCGCGGCCCGCACACCCGCCACCGGTCGGCGCGGGCAACAGGTCGCGGCGGCGGAGGCGGAGGTCCTCGACCTGGTGCGGAGCGTGTTCCACGACCCGAGCATCATGCCGACCACCTCGCTGTCCTCCGTGGGGCTCGACTCGCTGCTGGCGACCTCGGTCGCGGCCCGCATCGAGGAATCGTACGGAGTGCGACTGGGCCCCACGGACGTCCTGGAAGCGGCCGACTGCCGCACCCTGGCCGCATACGTGGCGGAGCAGACGCAGCAGACACAGCAGACAGCGCGAGCAGAGGCGGCGCAGCAGGCAACACCGGCGGAGCAGGCAGCACCGGCAGAGCCGCCGTCACCGTCGGCCTCCGTGCGGCAGTCGGTGGGCGGCGCGACCGCGAAGGCACCCGACAGCACGGTGCGAGCGACGGACATGGCCGTCATCGGGATCGCCCACGCACTGCCCGGCGCTCCCGACACCGCAGGACTGTGGTCGCTGCTCTCGGAGGGCGGCACCGGCATCGGTCCGGCACCGGCCCACCGCTGGGACGAACGGGACGCCGGTCAGGAGCCCGATGTCGGCGGATTCCTCGACAACGTGGAGGAGTTCGACGCCCGGTTCTTCGACTTCTTCCCCAAGCAGGCCCAGGCACTCGACCCCCAGGCGCGCTGGCTGCTGCGCACGACGTGGGAGGCGCTCGAATCAGCCGGTCTCCCACCGCGCCAACTGCCTTCCTCCACGGGTGTGTTCGTGGGGGCCAGCTACCAGCACTACAAGGACTACAACCTCGCGCCAGAGCTGGACGCGGCCAGCGGTCTTGGCAACCACAACGCCTTCCTGGCGAACCGGGTGAGTTACTTCCTGGATCTGCACGGTCCGAGCATGACGATCGACACGCTGTGCTCGTCCTCGCTGGTCGCGCTGCACACCGCCGTGCGCAGCATCCGCGACGGGGAGTGCGAACAAGCCGTCGTCGCGGGCGTCCGGGTCGCCATGTCGCCGCTGCACTACACCGCCATGAAGAACCTGCGTGCCCTGTCGCCCTCGGGTTCGTCGCGTGCCTTTGATGTGGGTGCGGATGGGTTTGTGCCGGGGGAGGGGGTGGTGTCGGTGGTGGTGAAGCCGTTGGTGGCGGCGTTGCGGGACGGGGATCGGATTCGTGGGGTGATTCGTGGGAGTGCGGTTAATCACGGGGGTCGTACGAGTGGGTTGACGGTGCCGAGCAGTGGGGCGCAGCAGGAGGTGATTGCGCGGGCGTTGGTGGATGCGGGGGTGTCGCCGGAGTCGATCGGTCTGGTGGAGGCGCACGGGACGGGGACGGGGTTGGGTGATCCGATTGAGGTGGAGGGTCTGACGCGTGCGTGGCGTGGGTTCACGGAGCGTTCTCAGTTCTGTGCGATTGGTTCGTTGAAGTCGAACATCGGTCATCTGGAGCCTGCTGCGGGTCTGGCGGGGTTGGTGAAGGTGTTGTTGGCGATGGAGCACGGGGTGATTCCGCCGACGTTGCATGTGCGGCGTCCGAACGATCACATTCGGTTCGAGAACACGCCGTTCTATCTCGCGGACCGGGCCCGTCCGTGGCCGCGTGGTGCGCAGCCGCGTCGTGCGGCGGTGAGTGCGTTCGGGATGGGCGGAGTGAACGCCCACGTAGTCCTGGAAGAGGCACCGCCCGCAGTGGTACGGGCACCGTTCGTGGCGGGCAGCCACGTCGTACGGGTCACCGCGGCCGACGAGACCGCACTGCGCAACCTCGCCACCACCTACGCCGACCGCTTCGACAGGGCGGGCGACGGCTGGGAGACCGCCGACCTCTGCCACACGGCCAACGTCGGCCGTTCTCCGCTGGAGTTCCAGACGGCCGTGCACGGACGCACCGCCGCCGAGCTCGCGGCGGCCCTGCGTGCAGTCGCCGCCGACCGCGTCCCGATCGCCCGCGCCGACATCGACCTGCACGCGGACAATGCCGCAGGGCAGAGCGCGGAGGAGGTCGTCGACCTGGTCAGGGGTGGATACGCCCACGTCGACTGGGCCGCGCTCTCCGTACCAGGAGCACGTCTGACGGACCTCCCGACCTATCCGTTCGCCACGGAGAAGTACTGGCACACGCACCGAACAGGCGGACGGACCCCGGCGCGGGTCGACGCCGAACCGGCACTGGCCGAACCGGAACCGGCACCCGCACGGGTCGATCCGCATCCGGTACGGGTCGAACCGAATCCGGCACAGGACGTGGCAGCCGTCCAGGTCGTCTGGCACGCGGGGGAACCCGCTCCGCGCTCCTCGACGGACCGTCCCACCGTGCGCCTGGTCACCCCGGAGCCCTCCATGGAGTACGCCCTGACGGCGGCCCTCCGTGAGCGGGGAACGCTTCTGGCCGGGCCGGGGCAGCGGGCCGACGCGATCGTCGCGGTGGAAGGCTCCGCCGGGAAGTCCGCGGGAACGACCGGCGACGCCGACCAACTCGGCGCCTTCTGGGCCGAGTTGGGTGCGCTGGTGAAAGACCTGCCGACACACGGAAAGCTGCTGTGGGCCGGGTCCGGGGGTGTGGCCGTACACGCCTCCGAGCGTGCGGCCCTGCGGCCCGGGACCGCTGCCCGAGCCATGGCCGTACGAGCGGCCTGCGCCGAGAGCCGCAAGCAGTGCGCCGTCGTCCACCTCGACCCGGCGGACGCCGTCGAGGCCCAGGCCCGGCAGATCGTCGCGGAACTCGCGGCCCTGCCCACGGCCCCCGACGGTGCGGACGGTGCCCACGACCCGGAATCCGGTGCCGTCGCCGCGTACCGGCGGGGTATCAGGTACGTGCCGGGGACGGCGAGCGTCCCACCGGGTCCGCCGCACGGGCTGTCCACCGACGGCTACTACCTGGTGACCGGAGGACTGGGCGCCGTCGGGCAGCGACTCGTACGGCAGCTGATCGACCGGGGAGCGAAGCGCATCGGCATCGTCGGAAGGTCCAGGATCGACACCGAGGAGTTCGCCCCGCTGCGGGAGCTGGCCCGCCGTGCGGACGTCGAGTACCTGCGCTGCGACGTGTCGGACGCCAGGGCACTCACCGCCGTGGCCCAGGAGTGGGGCGGACGCTGGGGGCAACTGCTCGGGGTCGTGCACTGCTCCGGCGGGGTCAACCCCTTCGGAGCCATGCACCGCAGGCCCTGGAGCGACGCCGCCCACGTGGTCGCCCCGAAGGTGGCGGGCTCGCTGCACGCGGTGCGGCTGGCGAAGCAACAGGGTGCCGGTTTCGTCGTGCTGGTGTCCTCGATAGCGGGTGCCCAGGCGCGGGCCGGCCGGGGGCTCGTCGACTACGCGCTGGCCAACGCCTACCAACTCGCCCTGGCCGAAAGCGAGAACGACGCCGCCACCACCGTCACCGCGCACGCCTGGCCCAACTGGGCAGGCATCGGCATGGAGGCGGACGCGTCCTTCTCCGCCGCCCACTCGCTCGATGCCGACCTGGCGGCGAACGCCTTCCTCGGCCACCTGCGCTCGGGAGGTGCCGTGATCTTCCCGGGCAGCCCGTCCGCACCTCGTACCGCCGTGGCGGCGAACGCGGTGCCACCGCTCGTCACCGGGAACGGGGCGCGCGACGGCGAGTACCACGGCGGCGGTGCCGGAGAGGGCAAGGGCAACGGGAGCTACCTGAGCCCGGCGGAGTTCCGCGCGTACGTGAAGGACGCGTTCGTGCACGTGCTGGGCGCCGACCCGGGCGAACGCCGGCTCCAGGACCTCGGGCTCGACTCCCTGGTCATCGCGGAACTGGCCACGGCACTGGAGCAGCGCGCCGGCCTCGTCGTCGACCCCTCGCTCCTCGTACGGGCCGCCACGGCCGCCGACATCGCGGCCGGACTCGCCGCGACGGCCCCGCCGACGCAGCCGTCCGGACCCGAGGATCCGGACGGCCCCGCCCGGCACTCCGTCCCCGACGGCCAGGGCGCATCGGCACTGAGCGCCCTGCTGCGCCCCCTGCTCACCCACGACCGGGGCCGATGA